One Kangiella geojedonensis DNA segment encodes these proteins:
- a CDS encoding CDP-glycerol glycerophosphotransferase family protein, which yields MKIYFDVAYLYYLPHFEPVIDALLEQTGTKLELGVVFTSPPPKPIIESLQSKNVTSNVIESDERLNFYQQQKPDWVIFGHAAEIAEALNSQCNTALILHGLGPKSTYYNASSAPIQYRFVESDVRKERLQALHPDKTFISTGYTKLDPIVNNNAIKLDLESLGLDPNKPTLLYSPTFYPSTIENFPKDWPQDFSDYNILVKPHYLSLIKSAYKKQRQLLTHWASFDNVYLADVSEQSLVPFMATADLMISETSSALFEFIALDKPVIICHFLKLRWGYRGILKFRLNKRLSDDYQLFQSMGSNIGRYSELKDTVKQNLNGSSNYAEARHSITKQVVGNVDGQSSQRVADFLLSNPA from the coding sequence GTGAAAATATACTTTGATGTTGCCTATTTATACTATTTGCCCCACTTTGAGCCTGTCATCGACGCTCTGCTTGAGCAAACCGGTACGAAACTCGAACTTGGTGTTGTTTTCACATCACCACCTCCAAAGCCCATTATAGAGTCTCTTCAGAGTAAAAATGTTACAAGCAACGTTATTGAGTCTGATGAAAGGCTGAATTTTTACCAGCAACAAAAACCTGATTGGGTCATATTTGGACACGCTGCAGAGATCGCTGAAGCCTTGAACTCACAGTGTAACACAGCCCTAATTCTTCATGGCTTAGGCCCTAAGTCGACCTATTACAATGCATCAAGCGCTCCAATCCAGTATCGCTTTGTAGAGTCCGACGTCCGAAAAGAGCGATTACAGGCGCTGCATCCTGATAAAACATTTATCAGCACTGGTTATACGAAACTTGACCCTATCGTCAACAATAACGCCATTAAACTTGACCTAGAATCTCTAGGTCTCGATCCCAATAAGCCAACCTTGCTCTATTCTCCAACATTCTACCCAAGTACCATTGAGAACTTCCCCAAAGATTGGCCACAAGATTTCAGTGACTACAATATACTTGTAAAGCCTCACTATTTGTCGCTTATTAAATCCGCTTATAAAAAGCAAAGACAACTGCTTACCCATTGGGCGAGTTTCGATAATGTGTATTTGGCCGATGTCAGTGAACAAAGCTTAGTGCCTTTTATGGCGACAGCAGACCTCATGATCAGCGAAACCTCGTCTGCTTTATTTGAATTTATCGCACTCGACAAACCAGTCATTATTTGTCACTTCCTCAAGCTTCGCTGGGGTTATCGCGGCATTCTAAAGTTCCGACTCAATAAGCGCTTATCCGATGACTACCAGCTTTTTCAGTCAATGGGATCGAACATTGGTCGTTACTCAGAGTTAAAAGACACGGTCAAACAGAATCTCAATGGTTCATCCAATTATGCCGAAGCGAGACACTCTATTACGAAACAAGTAGTGGGCAATGTTGATGGCCAAAGCTCTCAGCGAGTGGCCGACTTTTTATTAAGCAATCCAGCATAA
- a CDS encoding adenylyltransferase/cytidyltransferase family protein → MRVITFGTFDVFHVGHVNILERARSFGTELYVGVSSDQLNYSKKGRYPVYSEEDRMRIISALACVDFVFSEESLELKAEYIKHYNADILVMGDDWQGKFDEFKDICDVKYLPRTPSISTTEIIEVVRHKNPTK, encoded by the coding sequence ATGCGCGTTATCACATTTGGTACTTTTGATGTCTTTCACGTCGGTCACGTCAACATTCTGGAACGTGCGCGCTCGTTCGGAACAGAGTTATATGTCGGCGTCTCGTCAGATCAACTCAACTATTCCAAAAAGGGGCGTTATCCCGTATATTCTGAAGAAGATCGTATGCGTATCATCAGCGCTTTGGCTTGTGTTGATTTTGTATTCAGCGAAGAGTCTTTAGAACTAAAAGCCGAGTACATCAAGCATTACAACGCAGATATTTTAGTGATGGGCGATGATTGGCAAGGAAAGTTTGATGAATTCAAAGATATTTGTGATGTTAAGTATTTGCCGAGAACGCCGTCTATCTCAACCACAGAAATTATTGAAGTGGTTCGCCACAAAAACCCGACAAAATAA
- a CDS encoding glycosyltransferase family 2 protein — MDKIPISVFIIAQDEEQHIARVLDSCQQFSEIILVDSGSSDNTKSIAESKGAKVLHHDWAGYAKQKQYAMSLCKNDWVLNLDADEELTPDLIEAFKHFISSEHDFVALKCRRNDLFIGRFFSKLTRLPTNTRLFKKEHVQYYINNLVHEGPEIKGKLKHTNKFFNHYGYSNIDQLTEKYNKYSTLKAQEKFNKGKKPSLLKLILIYPLEFIRNYFIYRYCFSGFRGFIFANLSAYYALSKEVKLYELSKTSK, encoded by the coding sequence ATGGATAAGATCCCTATTAGCGTTTTCATCATCGCTCAAGATGAAGAGCAACATATCGCTCGCGTTCTTGACAGCTGCCAGCAATTCTCGGAAATCATCCTAGTTGATAGTGGCAGCTCCGACAACACAAAATCTATCGCCGAGTCGAAAGGCGCTAAAGTATTGCATCATGATTGGGCTGGATACGCCAAACAAAAGCAATACGCCATGAGCCTATGTAAAAATGACTGGGTTCTGAACCTTGATGCCGATGAAGAGCTAACGCCTGATCTTATTGAAGCCTTTAAACACTTTATAAGCTCCGAGCATGACTTTGTTGCGCTAAAATGTCGCCGTAATGATCTCTTCATTGGTCGCTTTTTTTCAAAACTTACTCGATTACCAACAAACACTCGGTTATTTAAAAAAGAACATGTTCAGTACTATATTAACAACTTAGTTCATGAAGGGCCTGAAATTAAAGGAAAGCTAAAACATACCAACAAATTTTTTAATCATTATGGCTACTCCAACATCGATCAACTCACTGAAAAATATAACAAATACTCGACACTCAAGGCACAAGAAAAATTTAATAAAGGTAAAAAGCCTTCTCTGCTTAAGCTCATTTTGATTTACCCATTAGAATTTATCAGGAACTACTTTATTTACCGCTATTGTTTTTCCGGTTTCAGAGGCTTTATTTTTGCAAATTTATCCGCATATTATGCGTTATCGAAAGAAGTAAAGTTGTATGAATTAAGCAAAACATCCAAGTAG
- the prlC gene encoding oligopeptidase A, which yields MSNPLLNLTSLPPFKKIEPSHMVEAIEAIIKDSKAAINELTDTLKPDSITWDNFVKPLEDINDRLDRAWSPISHLNSVANSDEIREAYNACLPLLSDYGTEMGQHLGLYNAVKALNGKAEALNLDSVQKKILQDDLRDFKLSGVSLSDDKKKRYGEIQKRLSELTSKFEQNLLDATMAWHKDFDSEDALDGLPESAIAAAKQTAENAGVDGYRITLDFPSYLPVMMHANNRELRKEAYTAFSTRASDQGPNAGTFDNSDLMPEILNLRHELAQLLDFEHYGELSLATKMAQSTDEVINFLTELSLKSKPQAEQDLKELTDYARKQHGIEELHAWDLAYYSEKLKSERYSISQEELRPWFPENQVIKGMFEITGTLFNIQFQEREDVDTWHEDVRFFDIYDLNEKYIASFYLDLYARRNKRGGAWMADCIGRRGTADGIQKPVAFLTCNFNGPVGDTPALFTHDEVTTLFHEFGHGLHHMLTQIDHASVAGISGVPWDAVELPSQFLENFCWEKEGLAKIARHYETGETLPAEKLDRLLAAKNFQSAMQMVRQLEFSLFDFKIHSEFDPANPDRIQEQLDQVRQQVSVIKPPSFNRFQHSFGHIFAGGYAAGYYSYKWAEVLSADAFSRFEEEGIFNPKTGHDFLTNILHKGGSQEPAELFKAFRGREPSPDALLRHSGIGQ from the coding sequence ATGTCTAACCCATTATTGAATCTAACATCACTTCCACCTTTCAAGAAAATAGAACCATCACACATGGTAGAAGCGATTGAAGCTATTATTAAGGATAGCAAAGCAGCCATAAATGAGCTGACCGACACGCTTAAGCCAGACAGCATTACTTGGGATAACTTCGTTAAACCACTTGAAGATATTAATGACCGTCTGGATAGAGCGTGGAGCCCAATCAGCCATTTAAATTCAGTCGCCAACTCCGATGAGATTCGTGAAGCTTACAACGCCTGTTTGCCTTTGCTTTCTGATTACGGCACAGAAATGGGACAGCATCTAGGATTATACAACGCGGTCAAAGCACTGAATGGAAAAGCTGAAGCATTGAATCTTGACAGTGTTCAAAAGAAAATTCTTCAGGATGACCTTAGAGATTTTAAACTCTCAGGAGTGTCTTTGAGTGATGACAAGAAAAAACGATACGGCGAGATTCAAAAGCGGTTATCAGAGTTAACGTCTAAATTTGAACAGAATTTACTTGATGCGACCATGGCTTGGCATAAAGACTTTGACTCTGAAGATGCCCTTGATGGCTTGCCAGAATCTGCTATCGCAGCGGCCAAACAAACTGCTGAAAACGCAGGTGTCGATGGTTATCGTATTACATTAGACTTCCCATCCTATTTACCAGTGATGATGCATGCGAATAACCGCGAGTTGAGAAAGGAAGCCTATACAGCATTCTCGACTAGAGCATCCGACCAAGGGCCGAACGCAGGAACGTTTGATAATAGTGACTTGATGCCAGAAATTCTAAATCTTAGACATGAATTGGCACAACTTTTAGATTTTGAACACTATGGTGAACTATCACTAGCAACAAAAATGGCCCAATCAACTGACGAAGTTATAAACTTCTTAACCGAGTTATCGTTAAAGTCCAAACCTCAAGCTGAACAAGATTTAAAAGAGCTCACTGACTATGCACGCAAACAGCATGGCATTGAGGAACTTCATGCATGGGACTTAGCTTATTACAGCGAGAAACTGAAGAGTGAGCGTTACAGCATCTCACAGGAAGAGTTACGCCCCTGGTTTCCCGAAAACCAAGTAATCAAAGGCATGTTCGAAATTACTGGTACACTCTTCAATATACAATTTCAAGAACGCGAAGATGTCGATACATGGCATGAGGATGTACGTTTCTTTGATATTTATGATCTCAACGAAAAGTACATTGCTAGCTTTTATTTAGATTTATATGCACGCCGTAATAAGCGTGGTGGCGCCTGGATGGCTGACTGTATTGGTCGCCGAGGAACGGCTGATGGTATACAAAAACCTGTCGCTTTCTTGACCTGTAACTTTAACGGGCCTGTAGGTGATACCCCAGCACTCTTCACTCATGATGAAGTCACTACCCTGTTTCATGAGTTTGGTCACGGCTTACACCATATGTTAACTCAAATTGATCATGCTTCAGTGGCTGGTATTTCCGGTGTACCTTGGGATGCCGTGGAGCTACCCAGCCAATTCTTAGAAAACTTTTGTTGGGAAAAAGAAGGCTTAGCTAAGATAGCTCGTCACTATGAAACCGGCGAGACTCTCCCTGCTGAAAAACTCGATCGTTTGCTTGCTGCTAAGAACTTCCAATCAGCAATGCAAATGGTTCGACAACTAGAATTTTCGCTCTTTGATTTCAAAATCCATAGCGAGTTTGATCCTGCCAACCCTGATCGCATCCAAGAACAATTAGATCAGGTTCGCCAACAAGTGTCGGTTATCAAGCCACCAAGCTTTAACCGTTTTCAGCATAGTTTCGGACATATCTTTGCTGGAGGTTATGCTGCCGGTTACTACAGCTACAAATGGGCCGAAGTGTTGTCCGCTGACGCATTCTCACGATTCGAAGAAGAAGGTATATTCAACCCGAAGACTGGCCATGATTTTCTAACCAACATATTACATAAAGGCGGCTCCCAAGAGCCTGCTGAACTGTTTAAAGCATTCCGAGGCCGCGAGCCTTCGCCTGATGCACTACTGCGCCATTCTGGTATAGGCCAGTAG
- a CDS encoding FGGY-family carbohydrate kinase — translation MSSKTLLSIDNGTQSLRAIIFDVHGNILAKSQIPFNDYQSPHPGWYELKPDIFWDTLCLTCQRLKSTAKEHFDNIQAISVTTLRNTVVNLDAEGRPLRPAIIWTDQRQFEHSQPLTGYWKYLFKLAGLNATLDNFQSSCQAAWIAHHQPEVWKNTHKYLLLSGYLNYQLTGNYRDSIASQVSYIPFDYKHHRWAKPSDWKWQIAPISPNQLPELVKPGDIIGQIKSDAAQSTGLPEGLPVIAAGADKASEVLGSGCLQPNQACLSYGTTATINVTSDKYIEPIRFIPPYPSSIADSYTLEFQIHRGYWMVSWFKEEFAHAEKLLSQERGVATEQILEESVADIPPGSDGLMLQPYWSPGVKVPGPEARGAIIGFKDSHTKAHVYHAILEGIAYGLRDGLESIERKTHQKIEQLFVSGGGSQSATSMQLTADIFNLPAIRPHTYETSALGAAINAAVGIGIYESYADASSAMCRQGKTYEPKPENVKIYQELYQKTYKRLYKQLKPLYKNLHDFN, via the coding sequence TTGAGCAGCAAAACCTTACTCTCGATTGATAATGGCACGCAAAGTCTACGTGCCATTATCTTTGATGTTCATGGCAATATTCTGGCCAAAAGCCAAATCCCTTTTAATGACTACCAATCTCCCCATCCAGGTTGGTATGAACTTAAGCCTGATATCTTCTGGGATACACTTTGTTTAACCTGCCAAAGGCTGAAGTCTACTGCTAAAGAACACTTCGACAATATTCAAGCTATTAGCGTCACCACATTACGCAACACAGTTGTCAACCTAGATGCAGAAGGGCGCCCTCTTCGTCCCGCCATTATATGGACTGATCAACGTCAATTTGAACACTCTCAGCCACTAACTGGTTATTGGAAATACCTTTTTAAGCTGGCCGGACTGAACGCCACTTTAGACAACTTCCAATCCAGCTGTCAGGCCGCTTGGATTGCTCATCACCAACCTGAAGTTTGGAAAAACACTCATAAGTATTTGCTTTTGTCTGGTTACCTAAACTATCAACTTACTGGAAATTATAGAGACTCCATAGCATCCCAAGTCAGCTACATCCCCTTTGATTATAAACATCATCGCTGGGCCAAACCCTCTGACTGGAAGTGGCAAATCGCACCAATTAGCCCCAACCAACTTCCTGAACTGGTCAAGCCCGGCGACATCATAGGGCAGATTAAATCCGATGCCGCTCAAAGCACCGGACTGCCAGAAGGGTTACCGGTCATAGCAGCTGGCGCTGACAAAGCATCTGAAGTATTAGGCTCCGGTTGCTTGCAGCCAAACCAAGCCTGTTTAAGCTATGGCACTACAGCCACCATTAATGTTACCAGTGACAAGTACATAGAGCCAATACGCTTTATCCCACCCTACCCTTCGTCAATCGCTGACTCCTATACCTTAGAATTTCAAATCCACCGCGGATACTGGATGGTCAGCTGGTTTAAAGAAGAGTTCGCACATGCTGAAAAGCTATTGTCACAAGAACGCGGTGTTGCTACTGAACAAATATTAGAAGAGTCCGTTGCCGATATTCCCCCTGGCTCAGATGGCCTCATGTTACAGCCTTACTGGTCTCCAGGTGTTAAAGTTCCAGGGCCAGAAGCACGCGGTGCTATTATTGGGTTTAAAGACTCCCACACAAAAGCCCATGTTTACCATGCAATCTTGGAAGGTATTGCTTACGGCTTACGGGATGGGTTAGAAAGCATAGAACGCAAAACGCACCAGAAGATTGAACAGCTATTCGTTTCAGGCGGCGGCTCACAAAGCGCAACCAGTATGCAACTAACAGCCGATATTTTTAACCTGCCAGCGATAAGACCGCACACCTATGAAACTTCAGCACTAGGTGCAGCCATCAACGCTGCTGTCGGTATTGGTATTTACGAAAGCTACGCAGATGCTTCTAGCGCAATGTGCAGACAAGGGAAGACATACGAACCGAAACCTGAAAACGTTAAAATCTATCAGGAACTTTATCAAAAAACTTACAAGCGTCTCTATAAACAGCTAAAACCACTTTATAAGAATCTGCACGATTTCAATTAA
- a CDS encoding TetR/AcrR family transcriptional regulator, giving the protein MNATVEKTAVRNADATRQKILDVAFEEILLKGYQGLRVDGVLKKTALTKGAFYHHFGSKKELGHAVIEEVLRPWIYERWITPLQNIDHSIDGLIELLKEARDEMTACELHTGCPLNNLTQEMSPLDESFRTRIVAIWDEWHQALAEVLERGQRLEQVKSSLKPENVARFLIATMEGIIGQCKCYMSDAAFYDAGECLQDYLESLRVEKA; this is encoded by the coding sequence ATGAACGCTACTGTTGAAAAAACAGCCGTCAGAAACGCTGACGCAACCAGACAAAAGATTCTTGATGTAGCCTTTGAGGAGATCCTTCTTAAAGGCTACCAAGGTCTCCGTGTGGATGGTGTTTTAAAGAAAACCGCGCTGACCAAAGGCGCGTTTTATCATCACTTTGGGAGTAAGAAAGAGTTAGGACATGCAGTTATTGAGGAGGTATTGAGACCGTGGATTTATGAGCGTTGGATTACGCCATTACAAAATATCGATCACTCAATTGATGGCTTAATCGAACTGCTGAAAGAAGCCCGCGATGAAATGACGGCCTGTGAATTACATACGGGGTGTCCACTCAACAACCTAACCCAAGAAATGTCGCCACTTGATGAGTCCTTCAGAACGCGAATTGTCGCAATCTGGGATGAATGGCACCAAGCCCTAGCGGAAGTGCTAGAGCGCGGACAACGACTTGAACAGGTCAAGTCTTCATTAAAACCAGAAAATGTAGCACGATTCTTAATCGCAACCATGGAAGGCATTATTGGGCAATGTAAATGTTATATGAGCGATGCTGCCTTTTACGATGCCGGGGAATGCCTGCAAGACTACTTGGAAAGCCTTAGAGTAGAAAAGGCATAA
- a CDS encoding outer membrane lipoprotein-sorting protein codes for MKKLMLLASLLLASVVAQGDDANKRIAEITDAKAKGLAVAKEMKARNTGWGDSEAKMTMILRDKGGNETDRKVRVKSLEVEGDGDKGLSIFDEPRDVEGTAFLTYSHIEGNDDQWLYLPALKRVKRISSSNKSGPWMGSEFAYEDLSSFEVEKYDYKFLREDEIEGEKVYVVESYPTYDNSGYSKTVTWVDQAHFRVHRIEFFDEKGDALKTMDVSEFKQYLDKFWRGHKQVMTNHQTGKSTVVKWSDYEFNTGLDENDFNKSSLKRAR; via the coding sequence ATGAAAAAATTAATGCTATTGGCCAGCTTGTTGTTAGCCAGTGTTGTAGCGCAAGGCGATGACGCAAATAAACGAATCGCTGAGATAACAGATGCCAAAGCTAAAGGTCTAGCGGTCGCTAAAGAAATGAAGGCCCGCAATACAGGGTGGGGCGATAGTGAAGCGAAGATGACCATGATTTTGCGCGACAAGGGCGGTAATGAAACTGATCGCAAAGTACGCGTTAAGAGCCTTGAGGTCGAGGGTGATGGCGATAAAGGCTTAAGTATTTTTGATGAGCCTCGCGATGTAGAAGGTACTGCTTTTTTAACCTATTCGCATATCGAAGGTAATGATGACCAGTGGTTATATTTGCCCGCGTTAAAACGTGTGAAGCGAATTTCTTCATCGAACAAATCAGGCCCTTGGATGGGCAGTGAATTTGCTTATGAAGACCTATCGTCGTTTGAAGTGGAAAAGTATGATTATAAGTTTCTGCGCGAAGATGAGATCGAAGGCGAAAAGGTCTACGTGGTGGAGTCATATCCAACCTATGACAACTCTGGTTACAGCAAGACAGTCACTTGGGTTGACCAAGCGCACTTCCGTGTTCACCGCATTGAATTTTTTGATGAAAAAGGTGATGCATTGAAAACAATGGATGTGTCAGAGTTTAAACAATATCTCGATAAATTCTGGCGCGGTCATAAGCAGGTCATGACAAACCATCAAACAGGGAAAAGCACTGTGGTAAAATGGAGTGACTACGAATTTAACACTGGTCTTGATGAGAATGATTTTAACAAGAGCAGTTTAAAAAGAGCTCGTTAA
- a CDS encoding efflux RND transporter permease subunit: MSTDNTGSTNKTSNVNTKKHVTQNQNTRTVKFGRFVVNHPWIVLLASLALLFAAMFGAKFLVIKPDYRVFFAEDNPQLIAFDHIQDTYDKADNVMMVLTPKEGEVFRKDTLKTIQWLTEEAWHVPYSTRVDSVTNYQHTWVTPEDEDYMLVGALLCVPAKSADFDSTCEHESATPEMIDSLSQQDLDRLEAIVKNEPQVVNRMINPEGTVTAVNITVQMPDDKDLEGLEGEELAEKKAEILTAGQIVADYVRDLQAQVEQRNPNLEVRLTGVVMMNTAFAETGLGDMMTLTPIMLLLVIPLALFFMVRSISGTIGSVLIIIFSIAGAMGMEGWLGIFLTAPVFSVPTVVATMAVADSVHLLVTYMQNLRNGLDKKDAMVESIRINMMPIFLTSITTVIGFLTMNFSDVPPLRDLGNVVAMGVTFAFIFSITFLPAFITLLPTKVPSARSAKHEKIDQFADFVVAKRKMLLPVMVVICVGVIAFLPKNELNDEFVKYFDETIDFRVDSDYTAENLTGLYTMFYAVQSGKENGIHEPQFMSTLQDFVEFAEAQPEVIHVQSYTDVMKRLNKSMNADREECYALPETSLEENCNEVLKEPEEGTDLNTRIRELTAQFTLMYEMSLPKGMDLNNQVSSDKGGTRIQIALHNLSSVEVLALEETFAKWFEQNAPEYQVQGSSPAVMFAHVGQNNIYSMLEGTAWALVLISLLLIFALRSLKLGLLSLIPNIIPMAVAFGIWAIFQGQVGMGLSVVTGMTLGIVVDDTVHFLSKYLRARREKGLDSHEAVKYAFQTVGMALTVTTIVLVLGFLVLGMSHYVMNSHMGILTAITLAAALIIDFLLLPPLLMLLEPKKKKQTN, translated from the coding sequence ATGTCGACAGATAACACTGGCTCAACTAACAAGACTTCAAACGTCAACACTAAAAAACACGTTACCCAAAACCAAAATACCAGAACCGTTAAATTTGGTCGCTTTGTTGTTAATCACCCTTGGATTGTGTTGCTAGCATCACTTGCTTTGCTTTTTGCAGCCATGTTTGGGGCGAAGTTTCTAGTCATAAAGCCAGATTATAGGGTGTTTTTCGCAGAAGATAACCCACAATTGATAGCTTTTGACCACATTCAAGATACCTATGACAAAGCGGACAATGTCATGATGGTATTAACCCCGAAAGAGGGGGAGGTCTTCAGGAAGGATACGCTTAAGACCATCCAATGGTTAACCGAAGAAGCTTGGCATGTGCCTTATTCGACGCGTGTCGACTCAGTGACCAACTATCAGCACACTTGGGTCACGCCTGAAGATGAAGATTATATGTTGGTGGGCGCTTTACTGTGTGTGCCAGCGAAGTCTGCTGACTTTGATAGTACTTGTGAACATGAGTCCGCCACTCCTGAGATGATAGATAGCCTATCTCAGCAAGATCTGGATCGGTTAGAAGCTATCGTAAAAAATGAGCCACAAGTCGTTAACCGCATGATTAATCCGGAAGGAACTGTTACTGCCGTTAATATTACAGTTCAGATGCCGGACGATAAGGACTTGGAAGGTTTAGAAGGCGAGGAGCTGGCTGAGAAAAAGGCGGAGATTCTAACCGCAGGACAAATTGTTGCGGACTATGTGCGTGACTTACAAGCTCAAGTCGAGCAACGTAATCCGAACCTTGAAGTGCGCCTGACTGGTGTTGTCATGATGAATACCGCGTTCGCGGAGACTGGTCTTGGCGATATGATGACGCTAACCCCCATCATGCTGTTGCTGGTTATTCCGCTAGCTTTGTTTTTCATGGTACGCAGTATCAGCGGTACGATTGGTAGTGTATTGATCATTATCTTCTCGATTGCTGGTGCGATGGGCATGGAAGGGTGGTTAGGCATATTCTTAACCGCGCCAGTATTCTCAGTACCAACGGTAGTGGCGACCATGGCGGTGGCGGATTCGGTGCATCTGCTAGTGACCTATATGCAGAATCTGCGCAACGGTTTGGACAAAAAAGACGCCATGGTAGAAAGTATTCGTATTAATATGATGCCGATCTTTTTGACCAGTATCACCACGGTGATTGGCTTCTTAACCATGAACTTTAGTGACGTACCGCCATTAAGAGACTTGGGTAATGTAGTGGCGATGGGCGTTACATTTGCCTTCATTTTCTCGATAACGTTTTTACCAGCCTTTATTACGCTGTTACCCACGAAAGTGCCGAGTGCGCGTTCGGCGAAACATGAAAAAATAGATCAGTTTGCTGACTTTGTGGTGGCTAAACGCAAAATGTTGTTACCAGTGATGGTGGTGATTTGCGTGGGTGTGATTGCCTTCTTGCCGAAAAATGAATTGAACGATGAGTTCGTCAAATACTTCGACGAAACTATCGACTTCCGCGTGGACTCGGATTACACCGCTGAAAATCTGACAGGGCTTTATACCATGTTTTACGCCGTGCAAAGCGGTAAAGAAAACGGTATTCATGAGCCACAATTCATGTCGACCTTACAGGACTTTGTAGAATTCGCAGAAGCCCAGCCGGAAGTCATCCACGTACAAAGTTATACCGACGTCATGAAGCGTTTGAATAAAAGTATGAACGCTGATCGAGAAGAGTGTTATGCCTTGCCGGAAACAAGCTTAGAAGAAAACTGTAATGAAGTTTTAAAAGAGCCGGAAGAGGGCACGGATCTGAATACGCGAATTAGGGAGCTAACCGCACAGTTTACACTGATGTATGAAATGTCTTTACCAAAAGGCATGGATTTAAATAACCAGGTCAGCAGTGACAAGGGTGGTACGAGAATACAAATCGCGTTACATAACCTATCAAGCGTCGAAGTATTGGCGTTAGAAGAAACTTTCGCTAAGTGGTTCGAACAAAATGCACCTGAGTATCAGGTTCAAGGCTCAAGCCCAGCAGTGATGTTTGCTCACGTCGGGCAGAATAATATTTACTCGATGTTAGAGGGTACGGCATGGGCATTGGTATTAATCTCCTTGCTACTAATATTCGCTTTACGTTCACTAAAACTGGGTTTATTGAGTTTAATTCCTAATATTATCCCTATGGCAGTCGCGTTTGGTATTTGGGCCATCTTCCAAGGCCAAGTTGGCATGGGGTTATCGGTCGTAACCGGCATGACGCTGGGTATTGTGGTCGATGATACGGTGCATTTCCTGAGCAAGTATTTGCGGGCCAGACGCGAAAAAGGTTTGGATTCGCATGAGGCCGTGAAGTATGCCTTCCAAACAGTGGGTATGGCACTTACGGTAACCACCATTGTCTTAGTATTAGGTTTCTTAGTGTTAGGAATGTCACACTATGTGATGAATAGTCACATGGGAATTTTAACGGCGATTACCTTAGCAGCGGCGCTAATCATAGACTTCTTATTGTTGCCTCCGTTGCTGATGTTGCTTGAACCAAAAAAGAAGAAACAAACGAATTAA
- a CDS encoding DUF3703 domain-containing protein — protein sequence MSSNTLKEKFEKELSIGIQLFDNKAFNSAFHHFERAHILGQPHYWRHVKSHYWMLRVGLKIRSFREITGQIVRIIGSAGSLVGKYPTGNTGGANVSPFKTMPIPDDLKPYLE from the coding sequence ATGTCATCCAATACACTGAAAGAAAAATTTGAGAAAGAACTCTCGATTGGCATACAACTATTTGATAATAAAGCATTTAATTCCGCATTTCATCACTTTGAACGGGCTCATATATTGGGTCAACCCCATTATTGGCGCCATGTAAAAAGTCACTACTGGATGCTAAGAGTTGGTTTAAAAATAAGAAGTTTTCGTGAAATAACTGGGCAAATCGTCAGAATTATCGGGTCAGCAGGCTCATTAGTTGGAAAGTACCCTACCGGCAACACCGGCGGCGCTAATGTGTCCCCTTTCAAAACCATGCCTATACCAGACGACTTAAAGCCTTATTTAGAGTAA
- a CDS encoding DUF1415 domain-containing protein — protein sequence MVDLPTDNIIASVRYWLSQTVIGYNFCPFARREFVKNTINYTVSSSNSIEPVLYELVDELTFLEQNPSVETTLIILPQGFQSFDDYLDLVDYSNQLLERLEYSGVYQIASFHPDYCFDGLDKDDPANYTNRSPYPILHILREASLDRALENYDDPESIPDNNVKLAREKGVATFTHILKKSFKTEP from the coding sequence ATGGTCGATCTTCCAACTGACAATATCATTGCTAGTGTCCGTTATTGGCTATCACAAACGGTTATTGGCTATAACTTCTGCCCATTCGCACGTCGTGAATTTGTTAAAAATACCATTAACTATACGGTATCGTCGTCGAATAGCATCGAGCCTGTGCTTTATGAGCTCGTTGATGAGTTAACTTTTCTTGAGCAAAATCCTAGTGTCGAAACCACTTTAATCATTCTTCCTCAAGGCTTCCAATCCTTTGATGATTACCTTGATTTGGTGGATTACAGCAATCAGCTGCTTGAGCGGCTGGAATACAGCGGAGTTTATCAAATCGCCAGTTTTCACCCTGACTATTGCTTTGACGGGTTGGATAAAGATGATCCCGCTAACTATACCAATCGCTCACCTTACCCGATCCTGCATATTCTTCGTGAAGCAAGTCTCGACCGAGCCCTGGAGAATTATGATGATCCAGAATCAATTCCCGACAACAACGTCAAACTGGCTCGTGAAAAGGGTGTGGCAACATTCACCCATATCTTAAAAAAATCTTTTAAAACAGAGCCTTAA